From the Nycticebus coucang isolate mNycCou1 chromosome 13, mNycCou1.pri, whole genome shotgun sequence genome, the window GGAAAGGCACAGAGCTTCAGTCACTGTTGAGTATCTGGAAGCCGTTTGGGTTTTGGGGGAATCTTCATTTGGTAGGCATGATTAATTAGGATCACTGGCCATTGGTTTATTAACTCAACCTTCAGCCCTTCTCCCCTCTTCAGAGgtaggaggtgggggtgggaatgAAAGTTACAACATTCTAATCACAGGGTTGGTTCCTGTGACTATCTAGTGGCCCCCATCCACCAGTCATCTCATTATTGTACAAGACATAGATTCCAAGGATTTTAGGAGCTATGTCAGGAAATAAGAACAAAGGTGAAATACGTTTCACCGTATCACAAGTGGAGAagacagagaatagaaaaacTTCCTTAACTCTTCATTTAATGCCTCTATAAGGTTTGCCTTTTTTAACTACATGTTCACTTATTTTCATAGAAACATTTATTAGAATTTTAGCTTAAAAGCAAAACTTCAGTTTTATCTGACTAATAAAACACTTAGAATACCAGTTTATCTAAAATGATTGTTTGacagaaaatttttctttatgctATAGTTTATTTTATCAGGTATGCCAGCAGACTAAAATTCCAGGACACTTTATTTACTTTGTCCTAAAGTTCGTTGCTTTGAGCTGCCTTGAgaatatttctttacttctttgtATTCTGTCATATATTGAAATGTTTCTCCACAATTTGCTTTAGattgttttaaatgtatttcagGTACCTGGAGAGTTGCTAAATGGGTTATATCATTTTAGTTTTTAGTGAGGAGTTTCCAGAAGAGGTTAAAGGTCTGAGTGGACTTTACACAAAAAGAGTTAAACACTTTGTTGTGTAACATGAAGGGTAGTTTTTTATtctcctttgtttgtttttagtaatcCAAATGGAAAAGGCCCTGAACCTCTTTCATGAGTTTACTATAAAATGGTTCTACTTCGTTGGTAGCTCCTGATTTGgatcccttcctcttttcctatcTTGAGAACTTCAGTGAAACTCTTAATTATCAGTGAATCGGACTGAGATCCCTGAGTTATGATTTCAGTTAATTCTGTTCTCTGGTGTCTCAAGGTGGTGTTCTTTTACAAAGCAGTATTTTGCGGGTCACTTATAAATCCTAATGAGAAACTATCCTTAGACTTACTACCAAGAAATTTTGAGTGTGATGTCTAATGTTATGAAAGTGCAATGAAAATTTAGTATTACTAGCAATACTCTTTAAAGGCCCTGAGAGGGAATGTTACTTCAGAGCTGTATGAATTGAGaagttggctattttttttttttcctgtaaaatgaGAGCCAATTCTTCCCATACTTCACAGATAGGGACatgagtataaaagaaaaaattatgaaccCCATGTACCCACAAACTTTGGGTAGGAATTAAAACAAATGCATACTATTCTTGAAATGTTTACTCATGATTACATCTTGGGagtgtgatatttttctttggtaCATTTGCATAAAGCAAAATGGCACTTTTTTTCCAGAAGTATTTCTAAAACCcagattattttttcatttgtgtataAAAGTAGGCTTCAAGAAAAAAGTTATTAGAATAAAAAGGACTGGTTATAAAATTATTGCAAAGGTCATGAATAGTCACAGGTGAGGATTGATATATCACTTTGTATGTAGCAAGTTGGCAAAAATAATTTACAGTTCCTGCTTCACTTTCTCCATTTTAAGTGGCATAAAAATAGAACTGTagttattttggtttggtttttgccCAATTTGGAAGACTAGTTTTTGTCTCaggaaaaatacttttctttttccatgaagAGAAAGTTAAGATTATATAGTGCATATAATAGGGCGAGGTATGTTAACTTTCCATGGAAAAAGTTTATAGTCCtcaaaaaatctattttctattgACAGAACCTATTCCCAGCTTGTAGATGATTAATGGCTCACTTGCTTGGGGAATCAGGTGGCTCTTATCCAGAGATTTAGACATCTTCCAGGTGGTTATGTCCTTTTGATCCCTTTACACAAATAACCTGACACTTTTGGCCCAGGATAAATTTTGAGTTCCTGGGCAAAGTTTTCACTTGCAGGAACTACTAGGCCTTGTTTTTACATTTAACAGATGGTGAATGTTTCCACTGTGTTATGCAGCATCTTTATTGATCACCTGCTGAAATACTTGTGGGTAGATGGATATTTAATTTGGACTTTGTCACTTTTTCTGTACTCTAAGCTTTGTCTCACTTTTTCATAGGTTCAATTTTTCAAGCAGCTttattttgtgtttgcttttatttacttttattcctttatttttgagacagagcctcaagctgttgccctgagtagagtgccgtggcgtcacggttcacagcaacctccaactcctgggcttaagagattctcttgccttagcctcccaagtaaccgggactacaggcgcccgccacaatgccccagatattttttggttgtagttgtcattgtttggcaggcccagtctggattcgaacctgccagttctggtgtaggtggctggcgcttagccacttgagccacaggcaccaagccgcttttaaaaacataatacagccctcagaatgggagaagatatttgcaggttgtgtctccaacaaaggtttaataaccaggatccacagagaactcaaacgtattagcaagaaaagaacaagtgatcccatctcagggtgggcaagggacttgaagagaaaattctctgaagaagacaggcacatggcctacagacacatgaaaaaatgctcatcatccttaatcatcaaagaaatgcaaatcaaaactactttgagatatcacctaaccctagtaagagtagcccacatcacaaaatccccaaaccagagatgttggcatggatgtggagaagggaacacttctacactgctggtggaaatgcaaactaatatgttccttttggaaagatgtttggagaacacttagagatctaaaaatagacctgccattcaatcctacaattcctctactaggtatatatccagaagaccaaaaatcacattataacagatatttgtaccagaatgtttattgcagcccaattcataattgctaagtcatggaagaagcccaagtgcccatcgacccacgaatggatcaataaattgtggtatatgtacaccatggaatattatgcagccttaaagaaagatggagactttacctctttcatgtttacatggatggagctggaacatattcttcttagcaaagtatctcaagaatggaagaaaaagtctctaatgtactcagtcttactatgaaaccaatttatagctttcttctgaaaggtataacccaattatagcccaagaagaaggggaaaagaaagagggagagaaggagaggggggaggctgggtggagggagggtaattggagggaccacacctacggtgcatcttacaagggtacatgtgaaatttactaggtgtagaatataaatgtcttaacacaataagaaaatgccgtgaaggctgtgttaacgagtttgatgaaaacatttcaaattgtatataataaccagcacattgtaccccatgattgcattaatgcacacagctatgatttaaaaaaagaatgatccaGATGTGATGAATATTTATTTCCCCAATGAATATTCATCAATCTTTATGCCAAATGTTGTGGGCTACTTAGATGTACAGAGTAGCATCCTTTCTATCATGAGCATATTGTATAATATGGTAGATGATACCTACTCAGGTAACTACAGACTATAATACCGGTAGTATGTCAGTGGTAGGTGTTTCAGTAAGTTCCATAGGTGTGCTGAAGGAATAGCCACTATTAAAAAAGTGGGTTTctcaacctgagtaagagcaagaccttgactgtactaaaaatagaaaaattagcccaagGTAGTGCCAGgggcctgtaattccagctacttgggaggctgaggcgggaggattgtttgatcccaggagtttgatgaGGCTGCCACGAGCTAGGCTGACTGTGCCACTGGTACAACAGAatagagactttgtctcaaaaaaaaggtgggtTTCTAGGTTAGGTAGGATTTTGAACAGAGATTTAAGAAGTTGCTGGACCATCATTCCAAGCAAAAAGAGGAATATAAACACCACTGTAATCATGGTTGGGATAAGAAATGCAAGACTggagtgagtgtgtgagtgtgtgtgtgtgtgtgtgtgtgtgttttaggagGAATATTACTCCAAAACAAATTGGATCCCTGCACCCCAGAACAAGGAAGGTAGGTTTTGGTTGATAGTAATTTCAGAGCCAGCAGAAGTATTTTGAGCAGAGGAATGAAGAAAGGCAATTTGATGATGGCTTATTAACAGATTTCAACAAGGTGAGTTTTTGAGAGACAGACTAATTGGTTGATGTCACTGGGAGAATGGAGATAGAGGTGTTAGAATCTGGCAACTAATTACAAAGTTTGAGAATGGGTAGTACCATTAAGAGAATAATAGTGGCACCATTAAACTGAAGTTGCAAATCACAAGGAAAAGTGGGTTCTGGTTTAAATTGAGTTAGGCTTCAGAACTTTTGAGGTTTGCAGTTAGTTGTAATATAGGAGTGGAAATAGGAGACTATGTGGATTTCATTTCTGTACTTGAAACCTTGAATAATAATGTGTTTATTGTAATCTCACTGGAAAAAAATCCGTGCTTTtgtcagaagacagaaaaagtgcCAAATATACTTCATCAGTTCCTGTTGGTTACTTAGAGTGAGAAAGGGGAGAGATGCACCCTTTTAATGTTTTGACTTTCTGAAGGTCAGTTTTTGAgatttgaaaaacaatttaaagagttaatgatttaaagaaatagattGAGCAATGCACAGGAAAAAGGAAGCAGGAGGGTATTtctgaaatctgaaggaaagtaTATTTGAACTCTTGGAGAGTGCTCAAATTTTAGGTGCAGGAAAAATAAGAACTGGCATGAGTTCATAgtttgaggaaaaggaggaaCTAGGTAGAAGTACGAAACTTTAATTTGATTTCctaaagaacacttaaaaaaagaattctggaaatGGGAACAAATGTTctccatttggttatttttgatGGTATTAATTATTTCTAATGATTATGAaatgataaaggatttttttttttgagttttgaaaCTTGTTATGTATGTATCACTGCAGATTCGTCTTGAAGATAATTGAGTAATTTTGTTCCTGGACATAGCGTTGCTTGAATTActttggaaattagaaaataaaagattagattttaaagaataatttagtaTGTTTGGTCTGTCCTCCTGAACTCTGGCTTTACAAAACCTTTATTGGCCTGTAAACTTGTTGTCTTGAGAATTAGTGTTCataattttgcaaatatttttcctagtTAAAGGAAGACTATCATAACTGTTACTAGGAAAATTCTTAACATATTTCATTCAAATAACTTTtactttctctgttctttttagGTATATTTGTATCCAGTATTGTTCTGATCTTGTCACAGCGATCACTTTTCAAGTTTTACATGTACAGCTCAGCCTTTCTGTTAGCTGCAACTTCAGTGTTGGTGAATTATTACGCGGCTTTGCACATTGACTTCTATGGTGCCTACAACACATCAGCTTTTGGAATTGAGCTGCTTCCTCGAAAAGGTCCCTCGCTATGGATGGCACTCATTGTTCTACAGCTTACATTTGGAATTGGATACATTACACTACTCCAGATTCATTCCATCTATTCACAATTAATTATTTTGGATCTCTTGGTTCCTGTTATAGGCTTAATCACAGAGCTCCCGTTACACATCAGAGAGACCTTAGTTTTTACTTCTTCCTTAATTCTCACATTGAATACAGTGATTGTCTTGGCAGTGAAGCTGAAGTGGTTTTATTACTCCACAAGGTATGTTTATCTTTTAGTGAGGCACATGTATAGAATTTATGGATTGCAGTTATTGGTGGAGGACACATGGAAGAGGATTCGTTTCCCAGATATACTGCGAGTCTTTTGGCTAACAAGAATTACAGCTCAGGCTACCGtgttaatgtacattttaaagatgGCAAATGAAACCGAgtccttctttatttcttgggATGATTTCTGGGACCTCATTTGCAATCTTATAATAAGTGGATGTGACTCTACACTAACTGTACTGGGTATGAGTGCTGTAATTTCCTCAATAGCCCATTATTTGGGGCTTGGAATATTGGCCATTATTGGATCAACTGAAGAAGACGACAGGCGGCTTGGCTTTGTTGCAcccgttttattttttattttggctctTCAGACCGGTTTAAGTGGGCTAAGGCCAGAAGAGAGACTTATTCGCTTGAGTAGAAACATGTGCCTTTTATTAACTGCAGTCCTGCATTTCATCCATGGAATGACAGACCCCGTATTAATGTCTCTTAGTGCCTCTCATGTGTCATCTTTTCGTAGACATTTTCCTGTGCTTTTTgtctctgcttgtttgtttattcttcCTATTTTACTCAGTTGTGTTCTTTGGCATCACTACGCACTAAATACATGGTTATTTGCAGTTACAGCCTTTTGTGTGGAACTCTGCTTAAAAGTAATTGTTTCTCTCACTGTTTATACGTTATTCATGATCGATGGCTACTATAACGTCCTCTGGGAAAAGCTCGATGATTACGTCTACTACGTTCGTTCAACAGGCAATATTATTGAATTTATATTTGGAGTAGTAATGTTTGGAAATGGGGCTTATACTATGATGTTTGAGTCAGGCAGTAAAATTCGGGCTTGTATGATGTGTCTACATGCTTATTTTAACATCTATTTACAAGCAAAAAATGGCTGGAAGACATTCATGAATCGTAGAACtgctgttaaaaaaattaattctcttCCTGAAATTAAAGGGAGCCGCTTACAAGAAATAGACGACGTATGTGCAATCTGCTATCATGAGTTTACAACATCTGCTCGTATTACACCATGTAACCATTATTTCCACGCACTCTGCCTTCGGAAATGGCTGTACATTCAAGATACTTGTCCAATGTGCCATCAAAAAGTGTACATCGAAGATGATATCAAGGATAATGCAACTATGTCCAGTAACAATAGATTTATTGTACCCAATGAAAATCCAGAGGAAGTTGTAAGAGAAGCTGCTGCTGAATCTGACAGGGAATTGAACGAAGATGACAGTACAGATTGTGATGATGAtgttcaaagagaaagaaatggagtgATTCAGCACCCAGGCCCAGCAGCTGAAGAATTTATTAATGATGATACTGACTGattaaaatagcatttattaATCACTGAGGTATTTGTTTAAAATTCAGTTCATCCACAGTGGAGTAACATGCTTCACCTTCAGTGTGTAACCAAGCACAAAAGCAGTATCAATGTTGAATCTGTGAATGGTTTTCCGTTTACTGTGATGTGCTACTGTAAATATACCTCTTTCATTACTTCTGGTCTCTTTGGTGACCTATTTAAATTTGTGTACATTATTGTAcatagaataaaatgttttcacgTTTTATGACAAAATTTGAACAAACAgctttttaatagatttaataaTCATACAGTGCGTCAACTGTGCCAAAGATTGCTCAATGACATATTTAACTCTGGACCCtcgtttttctttaaaataggtGGGAAAATGCAAATAGGAAACCACATTAAAGTcaggaaagtaaaataatttaggCCACAGGATAAAGGGTATACATAGAGTATTTTAAAACTACGAAAAACGTTAGCCAGCCAAAAGCAATTGAGAAATGTTTTTAACATTTGAGTAGCAAGATAGTTGAACTGGGTTCAAAAGTCATGATTCAGACTGTGTGAGAGTTGAGAAATAAACTGACATCAATAAACCAGAATGTGCTAAGTGTTTAATCTTCATGTAAAGTcaatatatttgttagccattctgtGTTGCAGTGCTGCCATAAAATTATCCTTTCAGATTTTTGAAGAGATCGTAAAATGAAATAGGaaagttttcattgttttaaactaAGGCATTtaatgatacttaaaaaaaaccctcacctggttttatggaagaaaaataagaatgatatGTAGTGATACATACGCCTCTTGTGACAACTTCCAGAGAATTTCTTTATTGAAACTATCAACTTTTACCATGAAATTTTACATACATGATAGAAAATGGGAGACACGTGCCAATTAAACACcaggaaaaaatactttaatagtGTTGTTATATAGTGTATTGGCTAATTCCAGTGGATCCTCATCTTTTACTGCTGACATT encodes:
- the RNF139 gene encoding E3 ubiquitin-protein ligase RNF139; the protein is MTAKGAPFAPDYDASCGAVSAVWRVRGRSLRASQQQQRQRPAERQERRESGGGVARLTPAPGRGPGPCPARPCPARPAPVWQQLSAAVGPPQQQVRMAHQQVWVALEVALRVPCLYIIDAIFNSYYDSSQSRFCIVLQIFLRLLGIFVSSIVLILSQRSLFKFYMYSSAFLLAATSVLVNYYAALHIDFYGAYNTSAFGIELLPRKGPSLWMALIVLQLTFGIGYITLLQIHSIYSQLIILDLLVPVIGLITELPLHIRETLVFTSSLILTLNTVIVLAVKLKWFYYSTRYVYLLVRHMYRIYGLQLLVEDTWKRIRFPDILRVFWLTRITAQATVLMYILKMANETESFFISWDDFWDLICNLIISGCDSTLTVLGMSAVISSIAHYLGLGILAIIGSTEEDDRRLGFVAPVLFFILALQTGLSGLRPEERLIRLSRNMCLLLTAVLHFIHGMTDPVLMSLSASHVSSFRRHFPVLFVSACLFILPILLSCVLWHHYALNTWLFAVTAFCVELCLKVIVSLTVYTLFMIDGYYNVLWEKLDDYVYYVRSTGNIIEFIFGVVMFGNGAYTMMFESGSKIRACMMCLHAYFNIYLQAKNGWKTFMNRRTAVKKINSLPEIKGSRLQEIDDVCAICYHEFTTSARITPCNHYFHALCLRKWLYIQDTCPMCHQKVYIEDDIKDNATMSSNNRFIVPNENPEEVVREAAAESDRELNEDDSTDCDDDVQRERNGVIQHPGPAAEEFINDDTD